A genomic segment from Equus przewalskii isolate Varuska chromosome X, EquPr2, whole genome shotgun sequence encodes:
- the PABIR2 gene encoding PABIR family member 2 isoform X4, whose product MAQEKMELDFEPDTSDGATLRRSNSAPLIHGLSDLSQVFQPYTFRTRRNSTTIMSRHNLLLSSSPNRVPSSRLHQIKREEGMDMMNRETAHEREVQTAMQISQSWDESLSLSDSDFDKPEKLYSPKRIDFTPVSPAPSPTRGFGKQCFSPSLQMFVSSSGLPPSPVPSPRRFSRRSQSPVKCIRPSVLGPLKRKGEMETESQPKRLFQGTTNMLSPEAAQLSDLSSCSDILDGSSSSSGLSSDSLAKGSTTAESPVACSNSCSPFILMDDLSPK is encoded by the exons ATGGCTCAGGAGAAAATGGAGCTGGACTTTGAGCCTGACACATCTGATGGGGCCACCCTGAGAAGATCCAACAGCGCTCCCCTGATCCATGGGCTCAG tgaccTTTCACAGGTTTTTCAACCTTATACATTTAGAACTCGGAGGAATAGTACAACGATCATGAGCCGTCACAACTTG ctGCTGTCATCCTCACCTAATCGCGTTCCTAGCAGCAGACTACATCAGATCAAAAGG GAGGAAGGCATGGATATGATGAACAGAGAAACTGCACACGAAAG ggaAGTGCAAACAGCAATGCAGATAAGCCAGTCATGGGATGAGAGCTTGAGCCTG AGTGATAGTGATTTTGACAAGCCAGAGAAATTGTATTCTCCTAAAAGGATTGACTTCACTCCAGTGTCTCCGGCGCCATCACCCACCAGAGGATTTGGAAAG CAATGTTTTTCACCATCCTTGCAAATGTTCGTGAGCAGCAGTGGGCTGCCACCAAGTCCCGTTCCCAGTCCGAGACGCTTTTCCAG GAGGAGTCAGAGTCCAGTCAAGTGCATTAGGCCCAGTGTTCTTGGTCCTCTTAAAAGAAAAG GTGAAATGGAGACCGAAAGCCAGCCTAAGAGGCTCTTCCAAGGCACTACCAATATGCTGTCTCCGGAGGCTGCGCAGTTGTCTGATCTCAGTTCATG TTCAGATATTTTGGATGGCAGTAGTAGCAGCAGTGGCTTATCCTCAGACTCACTGGCTAAAGGCAGCACAACCGCAGAGTCTCCAGTAGCATGCTCCAATTCATGCTCTCCGTTCATCTTGATGGATGATCTCTCACCCAAGTGA
- the PABIR2 gene encoding PABIR family member 2 isoform X8, whose protein sequence is MAQEKMELDFEPDTSDGATLRRSNSAPLIHGLSDLSQVFQPYTFRTRRNSTTIMSRHNLLLSSSPNRVPSSRLHQIKREEGMDMMNRETAHEREVQTAMQISQSWDESLSLSDSDFDKPEKLYSPKRIDFTPVSPAPSPTRGFGKQCFSPSLQMFVSSSGLPPSPVPSPRRFSRRSQSPVKCIRPSVLGPLKRKGEMETESQPKRLFQGTTNMLSPEAAQLSDLSSWWCYQGEEIPALTRCVEHLQMNE, encoded by the exons ATGGCTCAGGAGAAAATGGAGCTGGACTTTGAGCCTGACACATCTGATGGGGCCACCCTGAGAAGATCCAACAGCGCTCCCCTGATCCATGGGCTCAG tgaccTTTCACAGGTTTTTCAACCTTATACATTTAGAACTCGGAGGAATAGTACAACGATCATGAGCCGTCACAACTTG ctGCTGTCATCCTCACCTAATCGCGTTCCTAGCAGCAGACTACATCAGATCAAAAGG GAGGAAGGCATGGATATGATGAACAGAGAAACTGCACACGAAAG ggaAGTGCAAACAGCAATGCAGATAAGCCAGTCATGGGATGAGAGCTTGAGCCTG AGTGATAGTGATTTTGACAAGCCAGAGAAATTGTATTCTCCTAAAAGGATTGACTTCACTCCAGTGTCTCCGGCGCCATCACCCACCAGAGGATTTGGAAAG CAATGTTTTTCACCATCCTTGCAAATGTTCGTGAGCAGCAGTGGGCTGCCACCAAGTCCCGTTCCCAGTCCGAGACGCTTTTCCAG GAGGAGTCAGAGTCCAGTCAAGTGCATTAGGCCCAGTGTTCTTGGTCCTCTTAAAAGAAAAG GTGAAATGGAGACCGAAAGCCAGCCTAAGAGGCTCTTCCAAGGCACTACCAATATGCTGTCTCCGGAGGCTGCGCAGTTGTCTGATCTCAGTTCATG GTGGTGTTATCAAGGAGAAGAAATTCCTGCCTTGACCAGATGTGTGGAGCAtctacaaatgaatgaataa
- the PABIR2 gene encoding PABIR family member 2 isoform X5 translates to MAQEKMELDFEPDTSDGATLRRSNSAPLIHGLSDLSQVFQPYTFRTRRNSTTIMSRHNLVSIELLSSSPNRVPSSRLHQIKREEGMDMMNRETAHEREVQTAMQISQSWDESLSLSDSDFDKPEKLYSPKRIDFTPVSPAPSPTRGFGKQCFSPSLQMFVSSSGLPPSPVPSPRRFSSRRSQSPVKCIRPSVLGPLKRKGEMETESQPKRLFQGTTNMLSPEAAQLSDLSSWWCYQGEEIPALTRCVEHLQMNE, encoded by the exons ATGGCTCAGGAGAAAATGGAGCTGGACTTTGAGCCTGACACATCTGATGGGGCCACCCTGAGAAGATCCAACAGCGCTCCCCTGATCCATGGGCTCAG tgaccTTTCACAGGTTTTTCAACCTTATACATTTAGAACTCGGAGGAATAGTACAACGATCATGAGCCGTCACAACTTGGTAAGTATAGAA ctGCTGTCATCCTCACCTAATCGCGTTCCTAGCAGCAGACTACATCAGATCAAAAGG GAGGAAGGCATGGATATGATGAACAGAGAAACTGCACACGAAAG ggaAGTGCAAACAGCAATGCAGATAAGCCAGTCATGGGATGAGAGCTTGAGCCTG AGTGATAGTGATTTTGACAAGCCAGAGAAATTGTATTCTCCTAAAAGGATTGACTTCACTCCAGTGTCTCCGGCGCCATCACCCACCAGAGGATTTGGAAAG CAATGTTTTTCACCATCCTTGCAAATGTTCGTGAGCAGCAGTGGGCTGCCACCAAGTCCCGTTCCCAGTCCGAGACGCTTTTCCAG CAGGAGGAGTCAGAGTCCAGTCAAGTGCATTAGGCCCAGTGTTCTTGGTCCTCTTAAAAGAAAAG GTGAAATGGAGACCGAAAGCCAGCCTAAGAGGCTCTTCCAAGGCACTACCAATATGCTGTCTCCGGAGGCTGCGCAGTTGTCTGATCTCAGTTCATG GTGGTGTTATCAAGGAGAAGAAATTCCTGCCTTGACCAGATGTGTGGAGCAtctacaaatgaatgaataa
- the PABIR2 gene encoding PABIR family member 2 isoform X6 produces the protein MAQEKMELDFEPDTSDGATLRRSNSAPLIHGLSDLSQVFQPYTFRTRRNSTTIMSRHNLVSIELLSSSPNRVPSSRLHQIKREEGMDMMNRETAHEREVQTAMQISQSWDESLSLSDSDFDKPEKLYSPKRIDFTPVSPAPSPTRGFGKQCFSPSLQMFVSSSGLPPSPVPSPRRFSRRSQSPVKCIRPSVLGPLKRKGEMETESQPKRLFQGTTNMLSPEAAQLSDLSSWWCYQGEEIPALTRCVEHLQMNE, from the exons ATGGCTCAGGAGAAAATGGAGCTGGACTTTGAGCCTGACACATCTGATGGGGCCACCCTGAGAAGATCCAACAGCGCTCCCCTGATCCATGGGCTCAG tgaccTTTCACAGGTTTTTCAACCTTATACATTTAGAACTCGGAGGAATAGTACAACGATCATGAGCCGTCACAACTTGGTAAGTATAGAA ctGCTGTCATCCTCACCTAATCGCGTTCCTAGCAGCAGACTACATCAGATCAAAAGG GAGGAAGGCATGGATATGATGAACAGAGAAACTGCACACGAAAG ggaAGTGCAAACAGCAATGCAGATAAGCCAGTCATGGGATGAGAGCTTGAGCCTG AGTGATAGTGATTTTGACAAGCCAGAGAAATTGTATTCTCCTAAAAGGATTGACTTCACTCCAGTGTCTCCGGCGCCATCACCCACCAGAGGATTTGGAAAG CAATGTTTTTCACCATCCTTGCAAATGTTCGTGAGCAGCAGTGGGCTGCCACCAAGTCCCGTTCCCAGTCCGAGACGCTTTTCCAG GAGGAGTCAGAGTCCAGTCAAGTGCATTAGGCCCAGTGTTCTTGGTCCTCTTAAAAGAAAAG GTGAAATGGAGACCGAAAGCCAGCCTAAGAGGCTCTTCCAAGGCACTACCAATATGCTGTCTCCGGAGGCTGCGCAGTTGTCTGATCTCAGTTCATG GTGGTGTTATCAAGGAGAAGAAATTCCTGCCTTGACCAGATGTGTGGAGCAtctacaaatgaatgaataa
- the PABIR2 gene encoding PABIR family member 2 isoform X7, with protein MAQEKMELDFEPDTSDGATLRRSNSAPLIHGLSDLSQVFQPYTFRTRRNSTTIMSRHNLLLSSSPNRVPSSRLHQIKREEGMDMMNRETAHEREVQTAMQISQSWDESLSLSDSDFDKPEKLYSPKRIDFTPVSPAPSPTRGFGKQCFSPSLQMFVSSSGLPPSPVPSPRRFSSRRSQSPVKCIRPSVLGPLKRKGEMETESQPKRLFQGTTNMLSPEAAQLSDLSSWWCYQGEEIPALTRCVEHLQMNE; from the exons ATGGCTCAGGAGAAAATGGAGCTGGACTTTGAGCCTGACACATCTGATGGGGCCACCCTGAGAAGATCCAACAGCGCTCCCCTGATCCATGGGCTCAG tgaccTTTCACAGGTTTTTCAACCTTATACATTTAGAACTCGGAGGAATAGTACAACGATCATGAGCCGTCACAACTTG ctGCTGTCATCCTCACCTAATCGCGTTCCTAGCAGCAGACTACATCAGATCAAAAGG GAGGAAGGCATGGATATGATGAACAGAGAAACTGCACACGAAAG ggaAGTGCAAACAGCAATGCAGATAAGCCAGTCATGGGATGAGAGCTTGAGCCTG AGTGATAGTGATTTTGACAAGCCAGAGAAATTGTATTCTCCTAAAAGGATTGACTTCACTCCAGTGTCTCCGGCGCCATCACCCACCAGAGGATTTGGAAAG CAATGTTTTTCACCATCCTTGCAAATGTTCGTGAGCAGCAGTGGGCTGCCACCAAGTCCCGTTCCCAGTCCGAGACGCTTTTCCAG CAGGAGGAGTCAGAGTCCAGTCAAGTGCATTAGGCCCAGTGTTCTTGGTCCTCTTAAAAGAAAAG GTGAAATGGAGACCGAAAGCCAGCCTAAGAGGCTCTTCCAAGGCACTACCAATATGCTGTCTCCGGAGGCTGCGCAGTTGTCTGATCTCAGTTCATG GTGGTGTTATCAAGGAGAAGAAATTCCTGCCTTGACCAGATGTGTGGAGCAtctacaaatgaatgaataa
- the PABIR2 gene encoding PABIR family member 2 isoform X3 — MAQEKMELDFEPDTSDGATLRRSNSAPLIHGLSDLSQVFQPYTFRTRRNSTTIMSRHNLLLSSSPNRVPSSRLHQIKREEGMDMMNRETAHEREVQTAMQISQSWDESLSLSDSDFDKPEKLYSPKRIDFTPVSPAPSPTRGFGKQCFSPSLQMFVSSSGLPPSPVPSPRRFSSRRSQSPVKCIRPSVLGPLKRKGEMETESQPKRLFQGTTNMLSPEAAQLSDLSSCSDILDGSSSSSGLSSDSLAKGSTTAESPVACSNSCSPFILMDDLSPK; from the exons ATGGCTCAGGAGAAAATGGAGCTGGACTTTGAGCCTGACACATCTGATGGGGCCACCCTGAGAAGATCCAACAGCGCTCCCCTGATCCATGGGCTCAG tgaccTTTCACAGGTTTTTCAACCTTATACATTTAGAACTCGGAGGAATAGTACAACGATCATGAGCCGTCACAACTTG ctGCTGTCATCCTCACCTAATCGCGTTCCTAGCAGCAGACTACATCAGATCAAAAGG GAGGAAGGCATGGATATGATGAACAGAGAAACTGCACACGAAAG ggaAGTGCAAACAGCAATGCAGATAAGCCAGTCATGGGATGAGAGCTTGAGCCTG AGTGATAGTGATTTTGACAAGCCAGAGAAATTGTATTCTCCTAAAAGGATTGACTTCACTCCAGTGTCTCCGGCGCCATCACCCACCAGAGGATTTGGAAAG CAATGTTTTTCACCATCCTTGCAAATGTTCGTGAGCAGCAGTGGGCTGCCACCAAGTCCCGTTCCCAGTCCGAGACGCTTTTCCAG CAGGAGGAGTCAGAGTCCAGTCAAGTGCATTAGGCCCAGTGTTCTTGGTCCTCTTAAAAGAAAAG GTGAAATGGAGACCGAAAGCCAGCCTAAGAGGCTCTTCCAAGGCACTACCAATATGCTGTCTCCGGAGGCTGCGCAGTTGTCTGATCTCAGTTCATG TTCAGATATTTTGGATGGCAGTAGTAGCAGCAGTGGCTTATCCTCAGACTCACTGGCTAAAGGCAGCACAACCGCAGAGTCTCCAGTAGCATGCTCCAATTCATGCTCTCCGTTCATCTTGATGGATGATCTCTCACCCAAGTGA
- the PABIR2 gene encoding PABIR family member 2 isoform X2, protein MAQEKMELDFEPDTSDGATLRRSNSAPLIHGLSDLSQVFQPYTFRTRRNSTTIMSRHNLVSIELLSSSPNRVPSSRLHQIKREEGMDMMNRETAHEREVQTAMQISQSWDESLSLSDSDFDKPEKLYSPKRIDFTPVSPAPSPTRGFGKQCFSPSLQMFVSSSGLPPSPVPSPRRFSRRSQSPVKCIRPSVLGPLKRKGEMETESQPKRLFQGTTNMLSPEAAQLSDLSSCSDILDGSSSSSGLSSDSLAKGSTTAESPVACSNSCSPFILMDDLSPK, encoded by the exons ATGGCTCAGGAGAAAATGGAGCTGGACTTTGAGCCTGACACATCTGATGGGGCCACCCTGAGAAGATCCAACAGCGCTCCCCTGATCCATGGGCTCAG tgaccTTTCACAGGTTTTTCAACCTTATACATTTAGAACTCGGAGGAATAGTACAACGATCATGAGCCGTCACAACTTGGTAAGTATAGAA ctGCTGTCATCCTCACCTAATCGCGTTCCTAGCAGCAGACTACATCAGATCAAAAGG GAGGAAGGCATGGATATGATGAACAGAGAAACTGCACACGAAAG ggaAGTGCAAACAGCAATGCAGATAAGCCAGTCATGGGATGAGAGCTTGAGCCTG AGTGATAGTGATTTTGACAAGCCAGAGAAATTGTATTCTCCTAAAAGGATTGACTTCACTCCAGTGTCTCCGGCGCCATCACCCACCAGAGGATTTGGAAAG CAATGTTTTTCACCATCCTTGCAAATGTTCGTGAGCAGCAGTGGGCTGCCACCAAGTCCCGTTCCCAGTCCGAGACGCTTTTCCAG GAGGAGTCAGAGTCCAGTCAAGTGCATTAGGCCCAGTGTTCTTGGTCCTCTTAAAAGAAAAG GTGAAATGGAGACCGAAAGCCAGCCTAAGAGGCTCTTCCAAGGCACTACCAATATGCTGTCTCCGGAGGCTGCGCAGTTGTCTGATCTCAGTTCATG TTCAGATATTTTGGATGGCAGTAGTAGCAGCAGTGGCTTATCCTCAGACTCACTGGCTAAAGGCAGCACAACCGCAGAGTCTCCAGTAGCATGCTCCAATTCATGCTCTCCGTTCATCTTGATGGATGATCTCTCACCCAAGTGA
- the PABIR2 gene encoding PABIR family member 2 isoform X1 yields MAQEKMELDFEPDTSDGATLRRSNSAPLIHGLSDLSQVFQPYTFRTRRNSTTIMSRHNLVSIELLSSSPNRVPSSRLHQIKREEGMDMMNRETAHEREVQTAMQISQSWDESLSLSDSDFDKPEKLYSPKRIDFTPVSPAPSPTRGFGKQCFSPSLQMFVSSSGLPPSPVPSPRRFSSRRSQSPVKCIRPSVLGPLKRKGEMETESQPKRLFQGTTNMLSPEAAQLSDLSSCSDILDGSSSSSGLSSDSLAKGSTTAESPVACSNSCSPFILMDDLSPK; encoded by the exons ATGGCTCAGGAGAAAATGGAGCTGGACTTTGAGCCTGACACATCTGATGGGGCCACCCTGAGAAGATCCAACAGCGCTCCCCTGATCCATGGGCTCAG tgaccTTTCACAGGTTTTTCAACCTTATACATTTAGAACTCGGAGGAATAGTACAACGATCATGAGCCGTCACAACTTGGTAAGTATAGAA ctGCTGTCATCCTCACCTAATCGCGTTCCTAGCAGCAGACTACATCAGATCAAAAGG GAGGAAGGCATGGATATGATGAACAGAGAAACTGCACACGAAAG ggaAGTGCAAACAGCAATGCAGATAAGCCAGTCATGGGATGAGAGCTTGAGCCTG AGTGATAGTGATTTTGACAAGCCAGAGAAATTGTATTCTCCTAAAAGGATTGACTTCACTCCAGTGTCTCCGGCGCCATCACCCACCAGAGGATTTGGAAAG CAATGTTTTTCACCATCCTTGCAAATGTTCGTGAGCAGCAGTGGGCTGCCACCAAGTCCCGTTCCCAGTCCGAGACGCTTTTCCAG CAGGAGGAGTCAGAGTCCAGTCAAGTGCATTAGGCCCAGTGTTCTTGGTCCTCTTAAAAGAAAAG GTGAAATGGAGACCGAAAGCCAGCCTAAGAGGCTCTTCCAAGGCACTACCAATATGCTGTCTCCGGAGGCTGCGCAGTTGTCTGATCTCAGTTCATG TTCAGATATTTTGGATGGCAGTAGTAGCAGCAGTGGCTTATCCTCAGACTCACTGGCTAAAGGCAGCACAACCGCAGAGTCTCCAGTAGCATGCTCCAATTCATGCTCTCCGTTCATCTTGATGGATGATCTCTCACCCAAGTGA